A stretch of the Streptosporangium sp. NBC_01755 genome encodes the following:
- a CDS encoding DegT/DnrJ/EryC1/StrS family aminotransferase, whose product MAFKYQVSKPYLAGRELEYLTEAVNSGWISSQGPFVRRFEEEFAQYNGTAYGVACSSGTTALTLALRALGVGPGDEVLVPEFTMVATAWAVTYTGAVPVFVDCGDDLNIDVSLIEARITPRTKVIMPVHVYGRRCDMDAIMKLAHEYNLRVVEDSAEAHGVRPVGDIACFSLFANKIISAGEGGVCVTNSEHLAQQMAHLRSMAFSKEHDFIHKKLAYNFRMTNMQAAVALAQLEQIDEILAIRKRIEKHYDSGLDGIDGITIMPSRDVLWMYDIRAERREELREFLTDAGIETRPFFQPMSRQPMYFNPDWPALNAARFAADGLYLPTDPGLAESDQEWVIGKVREFYLEGQATGRTRM is encoded by the coding sequence ATGGCGTTCAAATATCAGGTTTCAAAGCCGTACCTCGCAGGACGAGAACTGGAGTACCTCACCGAGGCCGTCAACTCCGGCTGGATATCCTCGCAGGGCCCCTTCGTCAGGCGCTTCGAGGAGGAGTTCGCCCAGTACAACGGCACCGCGTACGGCGTCGCGTGCTCCTCTGGCACGACCGCTCTCACCCTCGCGCTGCGGGCGCTCGGAGTCGGCCCCGGCGACGAGGTCCTGGTTCCCGAGTTCACCATGGTCGCCACCGCGTGGGCGGTCACCTACACCGGCGCGGTGCCGGTGTTCGTGGACTGCGGCGACGACCTCAACATCGACGTCTCGCTGATCGAGGCTCGGATCACCCCCCGTACCAAGGTCATCATGCCGGTGCACGTCTACGGCCGGCGGTGCGACATGGACGCGATCATGAAGCTGGCTCACGAGTACAACCTGAGAGTGGTGGAGGATTCGGCGGAGGCGCACGGCGTGCGCCCGGTGGGCGACATCGCGTGTTTCTCGCTGTTCGCCAACAAGATCATCAGTGCCGGTGAGGGGGGTGTCTGCGTCACGAACAGCGAGCATCTCGCTCAGCAGATGGCCCACCTGCGCAGCATGGCCTTCAGCAAGGAACACGACTTCATTCACAAGAAGCTGGCCTACAACTTCCGCATGACGAACATGCAGGCCGCGGTCGCCCTGGCCCAGCTGGAGCAGATCGACGAGATACTCGCCATCCGCAAGCGGATCGAGAAGCACTACGACAGCGGGCTCGACGGCATCGACGGGATCACCATCATGCCGTCTCGCGACGTCCTCTGGATGTACGACATCCGGGCGGAGCGGCGGGAGGAGCTTCGGGAGTTCCTGACCGACGCGGGGATCGAGACCCGGCCGTTCTTCCAGCCCATGAGCCGTCAGCCGATGTATTTCAACCCCGACTGGCCGGCGCTGAACGCCGCCCGCTTCGCGGCCGACGGTCTCTATCTGCCCACCGACCCCGGGCTGGCCGAGTCCGACCAGGAGTGGGTGATCGGGAAGGTACGCGAGTTCTACCTGGAGGGTCAGGCCACGGGGCGCACACGCATGTGA
- a CDS encoding glycosyltransferase, which translates to MRALIVTVGSEGDIQPFLALGKRLLAEGHDVTFSASDSYAARTDAVGVPFVGRPTWSKTEFQANYIRVINEKNKLRQLTVMLEFLAQEQHASVPELMALAPEADIVVHSPLSIAAAAAARAVGTPHVSVHHTWPLHRARGYGPTNVNLGPAGNALAWSIVGSGVRRATDKLLNPIVVAAGLPPWRDVLFDASHSRLLNFIAISPHILKHDPLFDSTYRTTGYWFLDEPEYVPPDDLAAFIADEPPIVIGFGSNTGFDARAVTKQLLEAVRGLGRRVVLQSGWAGLGDQELPPNIFLADFVPHGWLYARAACVVHHGGAGTTAAAFRAGIPQAVVWLQGDQLHWGRKIAQLGVGPPPRPHRALNTGWLRGTLDRLLTDNGMATRARALGIAIREEDGVGMAVRAIEEVSVAT; encoded by the coding sequence ATGCGTGCCCTCATAGTAACCGTCGGCTCGGAGGGGGATATCCAGCCTTTTCTTGCCCTCGGAAAGCGTCTGCTCGCGGAGGGCCATGACGTTACGTTCTCGGCCTCCGACAGTTACGCAGCGCGCACCGACGCTGTCGGTGTTCCTTTCGTCGGCAGGCCGACTTGGAGTAAGACGGAATTCCAGGCGAACTACATCCGTGTCATCAACGAGAAGAACAAACTGCGGCAACTGACGGTCATGCTGGAATTCCTGGCGCAGGAGCAGCATGCCTCGGTACCGGAGCTGATGGCGCTGGCACCTGAGGCCGACATCGTCGTCCACTCGCCGCTGTCCATCGCCGCGGCCGCCGCGGCGCGTGCGGTCGGCACGCCCCACGTGAGCGTGCACCACACCTGGCCGCTGCACCGAGCGCGCGGCTATGGCCCGACCAATGTCAATCTCGGGCCCGCGGGCAACGCCCTCGCATGGTCGATCGTTGGCTCGGGGGTCAGGCGCGCGACCGACAAGCTTCTCAACCCCATCGTCGTCGCAGCCGGCCTTCCGCCCTGGCGCGACGTTCTCTTCGACGCGAGCCATTCGCGCCTGCTCAACTTCATCGCCATCAGCCCGCACATTCTCAAGCACGATCCGCTCTTCGACTCCACCTACCGCACCACGGGATACTGGTTTCTCGACGAACCGGAGTACGTACCCCCGGACGACCTCGCGGCGTTCATAGCCGACGAGCCGCCGATCGTGATCGGCTTTGGCTCGAATACCGGGTTTGACGCCCGCGCGGTCACAAAGCAGCTGCTTGAGGCGGTTCGCGGCCTGGGCCGGCGTGTCGTCCTGCAATCCGGCTGGGCCGGGCTCGGAGATCAGGAGCTGCCACCCAACATCTTTTTGGCAGACTTCGTCCCGCACGGGTGGCTCTATGCCCGCGCCGCGTGCGTCGTCCATCACGGGGGGGCCGGGACGACCGCGGCGGCGTTCCGGGCTGGTATCCCGCAGGCGGTCGTGTGGCTCCAAGGTGATCAGCTCCACTGGGGAAGGAAGATCGCGCAGCTCGGCGTCGGGCCTCCGCCTCGTCCCCACCGCGCTCTCAACACCGGCTGGTTGCGAGGCACGCTCGATCGTCTGCTCACCGACAACGGTATGGCCACCCGCGCTCGGGCGCTCGGCATCGCAATCCGTGAAGAAGACGGGGTGGGTATGGCGGTTCGCGCGATCGAGGAGGTGTCCGTGGCCACGTAA